One Micromonospora craniellae genomic region harbors:
- a CDS encoding ABC transporter permease: MAVSVTAPAKPVRAVSARHFVRLKLRVMANNFRGQGWRVALFLIGSLFGLWISVGAFFGLAAPGLVGDDRYALLIAALAGILTVLGWLLLPLVFFGVDETLDPARFALLPLRRRTLVKGLFAAALVSVPAIAALVAFSGLVVTAGVFGGWSAAVVAAIGVVLGLLVCVAGARAVTSAFATMLRSRRVRDLAAVLLAVLAAMLGPLQIAGVAALGEVDWDRFLPVATVLGWTPLGAPFTAGIDLAQGRVWAAPLKLVIAVLTVLALLAWWSRSLESAMVGAASTGPARVQAGPTGGVVAQLFLRAAGWLRRDQFGALVAREARYWWRDARRRANLITIAVVGLFVPVMVNFGAQGFSYDGEQGFSVGDSSPVLVSVSMLFVGLLAAVTLANQFGFDGSAFAANVVAGVPGRQELLARMTAFSLYVLPMLAVVAVVIALVLGEPAWIGFMAGALVATYGVGLAVNSFISVLGAYSLPETSNPFAMNSGAGVVKSLLTLLSMVVTAALGVPMVVAAALLGDTWLWLGLPLGAVYGVGAALLGAYLAGDTLDRRQPELLATVTPRR, encoded by the coding sequence GTGGCTGTCTCAGTGACCGCCCCGGCGAAGCCCGTACGGGCCGTCTCGGCCCGCCACTTCGTCCGGCTCAAGCTGCGGGTGATGGCCAACAACTTCCGTGGCCAGGGCTGGCGGGTGGCGCTGTTCCTGATCGGGTCGCTGTTCGGGCTCTGGATCTCGGTGGGTGCCTTCTTCGGCCTGGCCGCCCCCGGGCTGGTCGGCGACGACCGGTACGCGCTGCTGATCGCCGCGCTCGCCGGCATCCTCACCGTGCTCGGCTGGCTGCTGCTGCCACTGGTCTTCTTCGGCGTCGACGAGACGCTCGACCCGGCCCGTTTCGCGTTGCTCCCGCTGCGCCGCCGCACCCTGGTCAAGGGGCTGTTCGCGGCGGCGCTGGTGAGCGTACCGGCGATCGCCGCCCTGGTCGCGTTCTCCGGCCTGGTCGTCACCGCCGGTGTCTTCGGCGGCTGGTCCGCCGCCGTGGTGGCCGCCATCGGGGTCGTCCTTGGGCTGCTCGTCTGCGTCGCCGGCGCGCGGGCGGTGACCAGCGCCTTCGCCACCATGCTCCGCTCCCGGCGGGTCCGTGACCTGGCCGCCGTCCTGCTGGCGGTGCTGGCCGCGATGCTGGGGCCGTTGCAGATCGCGGGTGTGGCCGCGCTCGGCGAGGTCGACTGGGACCGGTTCCTCCCGGTGGCGACCGTGCTCGGCTGGACCCCGCTGGGCGCACCCTTCACGGCCGGCATCGACCTGGCCCAGGGACGGGTCTGGGCCGCCCCGCTGAAGCTGGTGATCGCCGTGCTCACCGTCCTCGCCCTGCTGGCGTGGTGGTCACGGTCGCTGGAGTCGGCGATGGTGGGCGCGGCCAGCACCGGACCGGCCCGCGTTCAGGCAGGACCGACCGGCGGCGTGGTCGCCCAGTTGTTTCTTCGCGCGGCCGGCTGGCTGCGCCGGGACCAGTTCGGCGCGTTGGTCGCCCGGGAGGCCCGTTACTGGTGGCGGGACGCGCGGCGGCGGGCCAACCTGATCACCATCGCGGTGGTCGGCCTCTTCGTGCCGGTCATGGTCAACTTCGGCGCGCAGGGCTTCTCGTACGACGGCGAGCAGGGCTTCTCCGTCGGCGACTCGTCACCGGTGCTGGTCAGCGTCTCGATGCTCTTCGTAGGGCTCCTCGCCGCGGTCACCCTGGCCAACCAGTTCGGCTTCGACGGCAGCGCGTTCGCCGCGAACGTGGTGGCCGGTGTACCCGGCCGGCAGGAACTGCTCGCCCGGATGACCGCCTTCTCGCTCTACGTGCTGCCGATGCTGGCCGTGGTCGCGGTGGTGATCGCACTGGTCCTCGGCGAACCGGCGTGGATCGGGTTCATGGCGGGCGCGCTGGTCGCCACGTACGGCGTCGGGCTGGCCGTCAACTCGTTCATCTCGGTGCTCGGCGCGTACTCGCTGCCGGAGACGAGCAACCCGTTCGCCATGAACAGCGGCGCCGGCGTGGTCAAGAGCCTGCTGACGCTGCTGTCGATGGTCGTCACCGCCGCACTCGGCGTACCGATGGTGGTGGCCGCCGCGCTGCTCGGCGACACGTGGCTCTGGCTGGGCCTGCCACTCGGCGCGGTGTACGGCGTGGGTGCGGCGCTGCTCGGCGCGTACCTGGCCGGTGACACCCTGGACCGCCGCCAGCCCGAACTGCTGGCCACGGTCACCCCGCGCCGCTGA
- a CDS encoding DUF397 domain-containing protein: MNAAGPRWRTSTRSTDSGGNCVEVADNLPGVVLVRDSKDRSGPSLTFAPTAWRSFLDLAREASAPAAC; this comes from the coding sequence ATGAACGCTGCTGGACCTCGCTGGCGCACGTCGACTCGCTCGACCGATTCCGGCGGCAACTGTGTCGAGGTGGCGGACAACCTGCCCGGGGTGGTGCTGGTGCGGGACAGCAAGGATCGCTCCGGCCCGTCGCTCACCTTCGCACCGACCGCCTGGCGATCCTTCCTCGACCTGGCCCGAGAGGCATCGGCCCCCGCTGCCTGCTGA